The Microbacterium sulfonylureivorans sequence CGCGATCGATGTATGTCAGCGGCTCTGCAGGATGGCCCAGGCCAGCAGCGCGTCAAGCCGACGGATGTCCGCGCCCTTCGTGACCTTTACTTTGATGTGGCCAGCCTTGGTCCATAGCTCGATTTCGGCGTCGCGATCGAGCAGCCCGCCGGCGTTCTCTGAGGACCACATTTCGATCGAGCTGTACGGCAGTGAGTAGATCTCAACCTTCTTCCCGGTGAAGCCCTGAGCATCCCGCACGATGAGCCGCTTGGTGGTGAAGGTGGCTG is a genomic window containing:
- a CDS encoding PH domain-containing protein encodes the protein MAETAPILAWTLQNEIPVPDDVQALLVEGEQAVTSFKTFRDSATFTTKRLIVRDAQGFTGKKVEIYSLPYSSIEMWSSENAGGLLDRDAEIELWTKAGHIKVKVTKGADIRRLDALLAWAILQSR